In Wolinella succinogenes DSM 1740, a single genomic region encodes these proteins:
- a CDS encoding YbgA family protein, with protein MKIGVSACLLGVECNWSAGHNRYPFVSEDLAKYVEYVPLCPEAPVLGVPRETIRLVKEEGRIKVKGHKSERDYTQPLTQISQEYLKRLKEEGVCGFILKAKSPTCGMERVKVYNPQGMPERESEAGIFAKMLRQAMPHLPIEEDGRLYDAWIKENFIMQIFAYESWRLFSLSSPKMGDLVHFYTRYKFLLQAKDERLYREMGRVVANSDQKPLGEILLQFGELFLQAIAKKNKISTTYNVLEHCAGFLKNHLTPTQKEELRSAMQEFREGIVPLVLPVRLLRLYAKQYGIGYLQDQIFFEPYPRDFALRSDLKAYK; from the coding sequence AAGATTGGGGTTTCGGCCTGTTTGCTTGGAGTCGAGTGCAACTGGAGTGCAGGGCACAATCGCTACCCTTTTGTGAGTGAAGATTTGGCTAAATATGTCGAGTATGTGCCGCTCTGTCCCGAAGCTCCCGTGCTTGGCGTGCCAAGAGAGACGATTCGTCTTGTGAAGGAGGAGGGGAGAATTAAAGTCAAAGGACACAAGAGCGAGAGAGACTACACCCAGCCACTGACGCAAATCTCACAAGAGTATCTTAAGCGCCTCAAAGAGGAGGGGGTCTGTGGCTTTATTCTCAAAGCCAAATCCCCCACCTGTGGGATGGAGAGGGTGAAAGTCTATAATCCTCAAGGGATGCCAGAGCGCGAGAGTGAGGCGGGAATCTTTGCCAAAATGTTGCGTCAAGCCATGCCACACCTCCCTATCGAGGAGGATGGACGACTCTATGATGCATGGATCAAAGAGAATTTCATCATGCAGATTTTTGCCTACGAATCATGGCGCCTCTTTTCTCTCTCTTCGCCAAAGATGGGGGATTTAGTCCATTTTTATACGCGCTATAAATTCCTCTTGCAAGCCAAAGATGAGCGACTCTATCGAGAGATGGGGCGCGTGGTCGCCAATAGTGATCAAAAGCCTCTAGGGGAGATTCTCTTGCAATTTGGTGAGCTCTTTTTGCAGGCGATTGCTAAAAAGAATAAAATCTCCACCACCTACAATGTGCTAGAGCACTGCGCGGGCTTTTTGAAGAATCATCTCACTCCCACCCAAAAAGAGGAGCTAAGAAGCGCCATGCAGGAGTTTAGAGAAGGGATTGTCCCTTTGGTGCTGCCTGTGAGGCTTTTGCGCCTCTATGCCAAGCAATATGGAATTGGCTACCTACAAGATCAGATCTTTTTTGAGCCTTATCCAAGGGACTTTGCCCTTCGCTCGGACTTGAAGGCCTATAAGTGA